In Gammaproteobacteria bacterium, the DNA window ACTTAGTACTTTCATTATTTATATTGCCAGGCTGATCAGGCAGCGTGGCAGGTCAAGTTTTTCGGAAACTACCGTACCCTACTCATGGCATCGATCTCCCCACTCATCCAACCTAGCCTCTTTCTTTCCCTCAATACGCCTCTCGATCCCAAAGCACTCTTAACGCCGTATACGCAACAATCTGCAGATCCACGCGCAACGACCAATGCCGAATATACCAGAGATCATACTCCACCCGCTTCTGCATTTTCTCAATTACCTCGGTCTCGCCGCGCCAGCCATTTATCTGCGCCCAACCAGTAATTCCCGGCTTCACCTTATGCCGCAGCATATATCCTGGAATCAACTTGCGATATTGTTCATTATGCGCCACGGCATGTGGGCGCGGCCCCACAATCGACATCTGCCCCATCAGCACATTAAAAAACTGCGGCAATTCATCCAGCGAAGTACGGCGCAAAAACGCTCCCAAAGGCGTTACTCGGCGATCATTCCGCTGCGCCTGCACCACCTGATCGCCATCCTCGCACACCGTCATCGTCCGGAATTTCCAGATATTGATCTTGCACCCATCCAACCCATAACGGGTTTGCTTAAAAAGCACCGGCCCCGGCGACGACCGCTTCACCGCAAGCGCGATAACCACCATCGGCGCCGCGATCAGCACCAGAATCAACATTGACAACACCACATCCTCTACGCGCTTCGCCAGACCATTGACCCCCGACAAAGGCGTTTCAAAGATACTGATCGTGGGCATGTTACCGATGTTGATCCATTGCGCGTGCAACAGATCGAACACAAAAAAGTCCGGCACCAGATACACCGCCACCGGGGCGTCCGCCAAGCGCTGAATCAACTGCGCAATCCGATCCTGCGCCTTCAATGGCAACAGGATGTAAACGACATCAATCCTCCCGCTGTAGGCGCATTCAACCAAATCCTGAAACGAACCCAACAAAGGCGCTGGTAGGTTTGAAGGCAACCGGTCGTCGCCATAACCAGGTTCACGGTCATCGAAAAAGCCCAGCAAACGTAAACCAAGCGCCGGATTGCGCTGCAGATATTGCGCGAACTGACAACCATGCGCATTCGCCCCACCAATCGCCACTGTCTGCATGCTGAAACCGCGCATGTGCAAAAAAGACAACAATTTTCGCAGCGCCAGTCGATAGCCTATCAGTCCCAGCGGCGTTCCGACTGCCCACAGACTCATGGCCAAGCGCGAAAAATCGCTCGTGCTTTTGGTAGCGTACCCCACGATCAGCAACCCTACCCCGACCAGCGCCCATACATACAAAACCGGCATCTGCCGCCAGAAATGATAAAGGTCTGTGCTTTCAGCGCCCACCATGAATAGCACCGTCGCCAGCAACGCAACGGCTGCATAATGAGATGACCAAGAGACGCCCAGAATCTCAACGCAAGACCATAAGCCTAATACAATTATCAGCGCATCCATCAACCGATGCGCGACTGATGACAAAGAGTGATGAAAACGAATACCCGGAGGATGATGTTGAATCATATTAGTTTATTCATAAAATAAAATTTTTTACACATTAAGTTTTTAGAACAGTAGATGAACTCAGTGTTAATCTGAAAAATTTACGAGATTACCACTCATTAATTTAGGATAATTGCACTATTTTAGTGCACAAAGAGCCTCTCCAGCCCACTAAAAAGAGCCATAAATCATTACGTACCGAAATTCTTAGCAAGAATTAGACCACACCTACATTCGAGTCGATGCTCAGCGCGATTCCCCGAAAAAAAGCCCCCTTGGCGGAACAGAATTTGCTTTGAATATTCAGTTGCTAATCAATCAGGAACGGGTCGGGAAAACCGGCTAGGTCGTTGCCGTATGGGGGCCGGCGCTCCAACCGATGAGAAGACGTGATGTTTCAAATTGAAATGGAGGTGTTTCACATCATTTCATTTTGAAACAAGCAGAGGTCGCAAGCCTGCCCTCTGTTCTGTTGTAAAGGGAGAACTCAACCTATCGCGTTGTGGTGTAGCGCTCTTAAGGTGCGCCTGGCTCTTGCAGATAACCGCTCAGCTCAACAAAGCCTAGACCCGGATGGCTCCCGCTAATCGTCACTGCGCCTTCCCAATACACCAGATAGGACGTAGTTCGCCCATCGAACTCACTATTTTTGATCACCGGCGTCACCGTCACATTAATACCCTGGGCTGGCAAGACGATAGTCCAGCCCATCGGATAGGTCGCGCCAGTCTGCGGACTGGTCCATTGCCCAGTCGCCGCCAGCCGAAAATCCGCCTCCGTCAACACAACAGTTTCATCATGCAGGGTGTACGTACCTGAGCGCAAAACAGTTTTACCATTGCGGTCGAATAGATCGTACAGCATCACATTGGCTCCGTTATCAAGCTGCAAGGCGAACCAGTTCCAGCCCAGTGCCGCCGGACGAAAGTCTCCCCATTGATGATCAAACCAGACCTGACCCGTGACCTGCTGCATCTGGCCAGGCAGACCGGCCATGCCGGTCGCGCGCATCCGGGGGCGCGAATAGTAATAACTGGAGCCCGCCTGCTGAAAATCCAGCAGACCTGTCCCGCCCTGCAATACCGGCGGCTCACGACTTTCCAGCGACAGGTTCAGGGTGAATTTTGGATCATTTACCTGTAGCGTGTCGCGGCCATCGCCGCCAGCCATCCGCCAGTCGCCCAACTGAAAAGCGAATTGACCTGGCCGGTCGGTGGTCGGCTTGCCGGCGGTGCGCCGCTGTGCGGTGTAGTGACGGCCACTAGCCTGATCAAGAAATGAAGCGTGCGCGACCGTCCAAGTGGCCAGACTGTTGATCACGAACAGCGCGTAATGGAAGCTGTAGCGGCGCTGGTCAGATCCCCAAAGATGTCCGCTGTAGTACCACCACTCCATATAATGGGGGTGTGGCGCGTCATCTTCAGGGAGCTTGACCTGCTCCGTAGCGGTGTAAGTCACCTCATAACCATCGGCGGCAGTCTGATTGACCGGCAGCAGACCCTGACGCCAGAGTTCATGCAGGCCCCAACCCAGGAGTCCAACCAACGCCAGCAGACTGAGAAAAACCATGCGTCGGCTGCGACTGCGACTGCGGCTGTGGCTGCGGCTGCGGCGACTCGACTGGCTGCGACTGCGAATTAACATGGGAAAGATGTCTGTCCTGTTTCGCGTAATAGAGTCCCGCGATTATATACCAAATACCCATGCGCAAAAGTCCGCTGGCAGACGATAACCTATTGAATCACTGACAAGCCCGTTCCGGCAAAAGCTCAATTGTCATCGAGAAACGATATGGATCTGTTACGAAGTGGTATAAAAATTGCTAAACTGCTCATAATGAGCGTTACATTCGCTGATTTTGGTATAGAATCTCAGGTAAATTGGCCTAAAGTTGTTCCTGAACTTACCAGAACCCCTTAACCGGATAGATTTGTTATGCTGTTATTGATGTATGAACATCTCCGCCAACCCGTTCCGGTTCCCCGGACAACGACGCGCGCCCTCAGACTGACAGTGAGCCTCCTGGCGGCAACCCTCCTTCTGTCCGCCTGCGCCGCGCCAGGCATGAATACCTATCAGATGCGCACCGAATCATCGGTGACGCTGCCAGCTAAGCCGGGCGATGAAGCTGCGCCCGCCGAGGTCAAGGTCCAGCCGATTACCGCGGAATTAATCATCGCCCAGGAACGCGCCGCCACCCCGCGCCCGCCCGCTGAACTGCCCAAGCCGGTTGCTTCCGACTACAAAATCGGCCCCGGCGACATCTTGACCATCATTGTCTGGGGACACCCCGAACTGACCATTCCCACCGGCGAGTTTCGTAACGCCGAACAGGCCGGCACCGTGGTTGCCGAAGACGGCACCATTTTCTACCCCTTTGTCGGTATCGTGCCGGTCGCGGGCAAGACGACACGCGAGGTGCGGAACTTGTTGACCCAACCGCTTAGCAAGTTCATTGAATTAGTCCAGCTTGACGTGCGCGTCGCTGCCTATCGCAGCAAGCGGGTCTATGTGGTGGGCGAAGTGGTCAAGCCCGGCCTGCGCGAGATCACGGATATCCCAATGACCCTCATCGAAGCAATCAACCGCTCTGATGGCTTCACCGGGCAGGCCGACCCCGCCAATATCACCCTGACCCGCCAGGGCCAAACCTTTCGGGTGGATTTGCAAGCGTTGTACGAAAATGGCGCGGTGGACCAGAACATTCCATTAGAGCCGGGCGACATCGTCAACGTCCCGGATCGCCAGCTTAACAAGGTGTTTGTGCTGGGCGAAGTGCAAAATCCCGGTTCCTTCATCATGAACAAGCGCCGCAAGACCCTGGCCGAGGCCATCGGCGACGCCGGCGACGTCTTGCACACCACGGCGAACCCGCAACAGATTTTTGTCATGCGCGGTCAGATCGATCAACCGGAAATTTATCATCTTGATTCGCGCAGCCCCGACGCCCTGTTGCTGGCTGATCGCTTTCCCTTGCAGCCCCGCGATATTGTCTATGTCGATACCGCGGATGTCGTGCGCTGGAACCGGGTGATCACCAACATCTTGCCCACTGCGACCTTGCTCAATACGACGGGCACCACCTTCCCGCTGTTCCGGGCGCCGGTGCGCTGATGGTCGACCTGCCTGACGCTCCAGCGTCTGAACGAACCACGCCGCCAGTCCCAGCCCAACGCGCATCCTTCGACGCCCTGGACGAAGAGATTGACCTGGGCGAGTACCTGGCCATCCTACTGGAATACAAATGGTTTCTCCTTGCGGTCATCCTGATCGCCGGCTTGGGAGGCGGACTCTATGCGTTCCTGGCCACGCCGATCTACAAGGCTGACGCTCTGTTGCAAGTTGAACAGAATTTTGGCGGCGGTCTAACCGCGCTGGCTGCATTAAAACCGATGCTGGAGGGCGATGAGGCCGATCCGGTCACCACTGAACTGGAGCTACTGCAATCGCGCATGGTGCTGGGCCAAGTAGTGGATCGGCTCAAACTCGATTTGTATGCCGAACCGATGTATGTTCCGCTGATCGGCGCCGCTATTGCCCGACACTACACTGGCGAAGGGGTCAGTCTGCCCTGGCTTGGGGCGGAAACTTATGCTTGGGGTGGCGAAGAAATCACCCTGGATGCTCTGGATACGCCACCGGCGCTGCTGGGAGAAGATTTGACCCTGGTAGCCGGTGAGGCTGGCCGCTTCACGCTGTTCGACCCGGATGAACAGCGCCTGCTGGAAGGCCAGGTCGGCGAACGCGCTACCGGCGGTGGAGTGAGTTTGTT includes these proteins:
- a CDS encoding undecaprenyl-phosphate glucose phosphotransferase, whose amino-acid sequence is MIQHHPPGIRFHHSLSSVAHRLMDALIIVLGLWSCVEILGVSWSSHYAAVALLATVLFMVGAESTDLYHFWRQMPVLYVWALVGVGLLIVGYATKSTSDFSRLAMSLWAVGTPLGLIGYRLALRKLLSFLHMRGFSMQTVAIGGANAHGCQFAQYLQRNPALGLRLLGFFDDREPGYGDDRLPSNLPAPLLGSFQDLVECAYSGRIDVVYILLPLKAQDRIAQLIQRLADAPVAVYLVPDFFVFDLLHAQWINIGNMPTISIFETPLSGVNGLAKRVEDVVLSMLILVLIAAPMVVIALAVKRSSPGPVLFKQTRYGLDGCKINIWKFRTMTVCEDGDQVVQAQRNDRRVTPLGAFLRRTSLDELPQFFNVLMGQMSIVGPRPHAVAHNEQYRKLIPGYMLRHKVKPGITGWAQINGWRGETEVIEKMQKRVEYDLWYIRHWSLRVDLQIVAYTALRVLWDREAY
- a CDS encoding polysaccharide biosynthesis/export family protein, with translation MYEHLRQPVPVPRTTTRALRLTVSLLAATLLLSACAAPGMNTYQMRTESSVTLPAKPGDEAAPAEVKVQPITAELIIAQERAATPRPPAELPKPVASDYKIGPGDILTIIVWGHPELTIPTGEFRNAEQAGTVVAEDGTIFYPFVGIVPVAGKTTREVRNLLTQPLSKFIELVQLDVRVAAYRSKRVYVVGEVVKPGLREITDIPMTLIEAINRSDGFTGQADPANITLTRQGQTFRVDLQALYENGAVDQNIPLEPGDIVNVPDRQLNKVFVLGEVQNPGSFIMNKRRKTLAEAIGDAGDVLHTTANPQQIFVMRGQIDQPEIYHLDSRSPDALLLADRFPLQPRDIVYVDTADVVRWNRVITNILPTATLLNTTGTTFPLFRAPVR